In Methylobacterium aquaticum, the following are encoded in one genomic region:
- a CDS encoding MFS transporter codes for MSAVPRDHVHDRQQSKKAAASAWIGSALEYYDFFIYATAASLIFPQLFFPSSNPTVAIVASLATYGVGYVSRPIGAFVLGHWGDTHGRKQVLVLCMFLMGFSTIAVGLLPTYSQVGILAPILLVILRLIQGFAVAGEISGASSMTMEHAPFGRRGFFASFTLQGVQAGQILAAAVFLPLAAYMPTEAFNSWGWRIPFLLSFIVIIIGYIIRREVDETPAFAAEETKGEVARAPVVEAFATSWPDMLRVVCMSLMNVIPVVTTIFGAAYAVQAAYGIGFHKDVYLWIPVLGNILAVLVIPMVGNLSDKIGRRPPIIVGALGSGLLSFGYLYAISIANVPLAIAMSLLMWGIVYQGYNAVFPSFYPELFPTRTRVSAMAISQNVGTAITAMLPALFATVAPPGSANIPLTIGSIALAITAISAVAAFSARETYRVPMKDLGQPNAVPLPKSDYDRLRNEATA; via the coding sequence ATGAGTGCGGTACCCCGCGACCACGTCCACGACCGTCAGCAATCGAAGAAGGCCGCCGCCAGCGCCTGGATCGGCTCGGCGCTGGAATATTACGACTTCTTCATCTACGCGACGGCGGCCTCGCTGATCTTCCCGCAGCTGTTCTTCCCGTCCAGCAACCCGACCGTGGCGATCGTGGCCTCGCTCGCCACCTACGGCGTCGGCTATGTCAGCCGGCCGATCGGCGCCTTCGTGCTCGGCCATTGGGGCGACACCCATGGGCGCAAGCAGGTGCTTGTCCTGTGCATGTTCCTGATGGGCTTCTCGACCATCGCGGTCGGCCTGCTGCCCACCTACAGCCAGGTCGGCATCCTCGCCCCGATCCTGCTCGTCATCCTGCGCCTGATCCAGGGCTTCGCGGTGGCCGGCGAGATCTCGGGAGCGAGCTCGATGACCATGGAGCACGCGCCGTTCGGCCGCCGCGGCTTCTTCGCCAGCTTCACCCTCCAGGGCGTGCAGGCCGGCCAGATCCTCGCCGCCGCGGTGTTCCTGCCGCTCGCCGCCTACATGCCGACCGAGGCGTTCAATTCCTGGGGCTGGCGGATCCCGTTCCTGCTGAGCTTCATCGTCATCATCATCGGCTACATCATCCGCCGCGAGGTCGACGAGACCCCCGCCTTCGCCGCCGAGGAGACGAAGGGCGAGGTCGCCCGCGCCCCGGTCGTCGAGGCCTTCGCCACCTCCTGGCCCGACATGCTGCGGGTGGTGTGCATGTCGCTGATGAACGTGATCCCGGTGGTCACCACCATCTTCGGCGCGGCCTACGCGGTCCAGGCCGCCTACGGCATCGGCTTCCACAAGGACGTCTACCTGTGGATCCCGGTGCTGGGGAACATCCTGGCGGTGCTGGTGATCCCGATGGTCGGCAACCTGTCGGACAAGATCGGCCGTCGCCCGCCGATCATCGTCGGGGCGCTCGGCTCGGGCCTCCTGTCCTTCGGCTACCTCTACGCGATCAGCATCGCCAACGTGCCGCTCGCCATCGCGATGTCGCTGCTGATGTGGGGCATCGTCTACCAGGGCTACAACGCGGTCTTCCCGAGCTTCTACCCCGAGCTGTTCCCGACCCGCACCCGCGTCTCCGCGATGGCGATCTCGCAGAACGTCGGCACCGCCATCACGGCGATGCTGCCGGCCCTGTTCGCCACCGTGGCGCCTCCCGGCTCGGCGAACATCCCGCTCACCATCGGCTCGATCGCCCTGGCGATCACGGCGATCTCGGCGGTCGCGGCCTTCTCGGCCCGGGAGACCTACCGCGTCCCGATGAAGGATCTCGGCCAGCCCAACGCGGTGCCGCTGCCGAAGTCGGATTACGACCGGCTGCGCAACGAGGCGACGGCCTGA